In a genomic window of Telopea speciosissima isolate NSW1024214 ecotype Mountain lineage chromosome 5, Tspe_v1, whole genome shotgun sequence:
- the LOC122660875 gene encoding phosphatidylinositol N-acetylglucosaminyltransferase subunit A-like: MGGPTHRILMVSDFFYPNFGGVENHIYYLSQCLLKIGHRVVVLTHAYGNRCGVRYMTGGLKVYYIPWRPFLMQNTLPTFYGTLPIVRTILIREKISLVHGHQAFSTLCHEALMHARTMGYKVVFTDHSLYGFADVGSVHMNKVLQFTLADVNQAICVSHTSKENTVLRSGLPPQKVFVIPNSVDTVMFKPATCRLNYDKIIIVVVSRLVYRKGADLLVEVIPEVCRLCPNVHFIIGGEGPKRVRLEEMREKHSLQDRVEMLGAVPHAQVRSVLISGHIFLNSSLTEAFCIAILEAASCGLLTVSTRVGGVPEVLPDDMVVLAEPVPSSMVRAIKKAIHMLPSIDPQEMHLRMKELYSWHDVARRTEVVYDRALKCTDENLLERLSRYLTCGAWAGKLFCLVMIIDFLLWHLLKLWQPAEDIEEVPDIKHPSIKTKVCLRTPCED; encoded by the coding sequence ATGGGTGGACCAACGCACAGAATATTGATGGTGTCCGATTTTTTCTACCCCAACTTTGGTGGTGTGGAGAATCACATTTATTATCTGTCACAATGCTTGCTTAAGATTGGTCACCGGGTGGTGGTCCTGACTCATGCCTATGGAAACCGCTGTGGGGTGCGATATATGACTGGTGGTTTGAAAGTTTACTATATACCTTGGAGGCCATTCCTGATGCAGAACACATTACCGACATTTTACGGGACGCTTCCAATTGTAAGGACAATCCTCATTCGAGAAAAGATATCTTTGGTTCATGGCCATCAGGCCTTTTCAACTCTTTGTCACGAAGCTCTGATGCATGCACGCACCATGGGATACAAAGTTGTGTTTACTGATCATTCGCTCTATGGGTTTGCTGATGTCGGAAGTGTCCACATGAATAAGGTACTGCAGTTCACATTGGCAGATGTGAATCAGGCTATATGTGTTTCTCACACAAGTAAGGAAAATACAGTCCTAAGATCAGGTTTACCCCCACAAAAGGTCTTTGTAATACCAAACTCTGTGGATACAGTTATGTTTAAACCTGCAACATGTAGACTCAACTATGATAAAATTATTATAGTTGTTGTAAGTAGGTTGGTTTACCGGAAGGGTGCAGATTTGCTTGTTGAAGTCATTCCTGAAGTTTGCCGCTTGTGCCCAAATGTTCACTTTATTATTGGAGGGGAGGGTCCAAAACGAGTACGATTGGAAGAGATGAGGGAAAAACACTCGCTACAAGATCGTGTTGAAATGTTGGGGGCTGTTCCTCATGCTCAAGTGCGGTCTGTCTTGATTTCTGGCCACATATTCTTAAACAGTTCTCTGACAGAAGCATTTTGTATAGCCATATTGGAGGCTGCTAGTTGTGGATTGCTTACTGTCAGTACACGAGTCGGAGGTGTCCCAGAGGTTCTACCTGATGACATGGTTGTCTTAGCAGAACCAGTGCCAAGTAGCATGGTAAGGGCAATCAAGAAGGCAATACACATGCTCCCCAGTATTGACCCACAAGAGATGCACCTTCGTATGAAAGAGCTATACAGTTGGCATGATGTTGCTAGAAGAACAGAGGTGGTATATGACCGTGCATTGAAATGCACTGATGAGAATCTTCTGGAGCGTCTCTCACGGTACCTCACATGTGGTGCATGGGCAGGGAAGCTTTTCTGTTTGGTAATGATCATTGATTTCTTGCTATGGCATTTATTGAAACTATGGCAGCCAGCAGAGGATATAGAGGAGGTACCTGATATCAAACATCCTTCTATCAAGACAAAGGTATGTCTGCGGACTCCATGTGAAGACTAA
- the LOC122662933 gene encoding uncharacterized protein LOC122662933, with the protein MRKRTGQKDLVRAAVTRFATACLTCQSLVRHKDALKHLFISDEWKGSNLSKIEAGKKVEETVFVVPFWNPVEDFIRASKPLIVVLRIVDGDERPAMPEVYVAMEEAKKKIREHLAHKERLWKKIISIIGRRWECQMERPLYGAVLFLNPGKFFMFKENENGELIANLHISLVDVMTRLVVDPVIQDKITLQIDDYRYSKGCFGRDMAIRQRTTINPSK; encoded by the coding sequence ATGAGGAAAAGAACTGGACAAAAAGATCTTGTGAGAGCTGCAGTTACTAGATTTGCAACTGCTTGTTTGACATGTCAGAGCTTAGTTAGgcataaggatgcattgaagcatTTGTTTATTTCTGATGAGTGGAAGGGTTCTAATTTGTCAAAGATAGAGGCTggaaagaaagtggaagaaacGGTGTTTGTTGTACCATTTTGGAACCCTGTGGAGGATTTTATTAGAGCATCGAAGCCacttattgttgttttgaggattgttgatggtgatgagaGGCCTGCAATGCCTGAAGTTTATGTTGCTATGGAAgaggcaaaaaagaaaatacgtGAACATTTAGCACATAAAGAACGGCTGTGGAAGAAAATTATAAGTATCATTGGCAGGCGTTGGGAGTGTCAGATGGAGCGTCCATTGTATGGAGCCGTACTATTTCTTAATCCCGGAAAATTTTTCATGttcaaggaaaatgaaaatggcGAACTGATTGCCAATCTACACATCTCATTGGTTGATGTCATGACCAGATTGGTAGTTGACCCTGTTATACAAGACAAGATAACTTTGCAAATTGATGATTATAGATATTCAAAGGGTTGTTTCGGGAGGGATATGGCGATTAGACAACGAACAACCATAAATCCTAGTAAATAA